TTGGTTACGCATTGGGGACTTTCTGCGCCTGCTGTTTTGCGTCTTTCTGCGTGGGGAGCGAGAGAACTAGCCAACAAAAATTATAAATTTGAAATGGGTGTAAATTGGATAGAAGATACACCAAAAAACACGCTCAAAACTTTGAAAGCACACCGAGAAGAATGGCGTAAAAAACAAATTGGAACAATTTCGCCCTTTGAAATTCCGAATCGGCTTTGGAAAAAACTCGTCGAAGCTGCACAAATAGACCTCACTACGAACTGGGCATCCCTTTCAAATAATCAATTACAAAACCTTTCAAACGAACTCACACAAGGAATATTTCATGTAACTGGAAAAAGCACTTATAAAGATGAATTCGTAACTTGTGGAGGAATTGCTTTATCAGAAGTTGATTTTAAGACAATGGAAAGTAAAGTTTTGCCTAATTTATATTTTACTGGCGAAGTCTTAGATATTGATGCCATTACAGGAGGATTCAATTTCCAAGCTGCATGGACAACAGCTTGGATTGCAGCACAAAACATTTAATTAAATTATGGATGTTGAAAGAATATCTATGCAACTTGTTATTTTTTGTAATAAAAGTTAAACAAAAATATATGCCTTACTCTTTAGATTGAGTAAAGTATGCAGAAATACATTTTTTAAACTCGTTCTATTTTTACTCAAATTATATAATTATATGAAAAACATTGTCAATTGGATAGGAACAAAGATATTTTCTACTCGTTTGGAGAGTATAGAAAATTTCAAAAAGAACCCTTTTGAGGTTCAAGAAAGAGTATTTAAGTATCTGATTGAATCTGGAAAAGATACCGTTTGGGGAAAAGAACACGATTATTTTTCTATCAAAAATCAAGGACAATTTGCAGAGCGCATTCCTGTTTCTAGCTATGAAGAATTTTACCCCTACATAGAAAGAAGTTTGAAAGGCGAACAAAATTTGCTTTGGAACAAACCGATTATCGGCTTTTCAAAATCTTCTGGAACGACCAATGCACGCAGCAAATATATTCCTGTTTCGGAAGAAGGATTAGACAAAAATCACTATGCAGCAGGAAAAGATTTGATTGCTCTGTATGCAAATAACAACCCAGAAACAGGATTTTTCTCTGGAAAAGGATTGGGAGTGGGAGGAAGTATGCAGCCCAATCCAGTTACAGGAGAGAAAAATTGTGGTGATGTTTCTGCTCTGATTATGAACCATTTACCTTCTTGGGCAGAATATCTCAGAACGCCTAGTTTGGAGATTGCACTGATGGAAAATTGGGAAGAAAAAATGGAAGCAATGGCAAGAGCTAGTTCAAAAGATAATGTAACAAGTATTCAGGGCGTTCCGACATGGACACTCTTTTTGATTAAGAAAATATTAGAAATTACAGGCAAAAACTCAATTTTAGAGGTTTGGCCTAACTTAGAATGCTTTTTTCACGGCGCAGTTTCCTTTACGCCTTATCGTCAGCTTTTCAAAGAACTTATTCCTTCTGAGCAAATGAATTATATGGAAGTTTATAATGCTTCCGAAGGATTTTTTGCGCTACAAGACCAAAAAAATAGCGAAGATTTGTTATTGCTTTTAGATTATGGAATTTATTATGAATTTATTCCGATGGAAGAATGGGACAAAGAAAACCCAAAAACAATAACATTGCAAGACGTAAAATTGAATGAAAAATATGCGATGATTATTTCTACTAATTCGGGGCTTTGGCGATATAATATTGGTGATGTGGTAAAATTTACGTCATTAAGCCCATTTAGAATACGTATTGCAGGACGAACAAAACATTTTATTAATGCTTTTGGGGAAGAAGTAGTAGTAGAAAATGCTGATATTGCCCTTGCCTATGCGTGTCAAAAAACAGGTGCAAAACTAAAAGATTATACAGCAGCACCGATTTATATAAAAGATGAAGGAGAAGGAAATCACAAACAAGGAGGGCACGAATGGATTATCGAATTTGAAAAACAGCCAGAAAACAAAACTCTTTTTGTGGAATCTTTAGACGAAAAACTAAGAGAAATAAATTCGGATTATGATGCTAAAAGACATGCAAATATCGCTTTAGTGATGCCAACCGTTCATTTTGCAGAGCCAAATACGTTTTACAAATGGCTACAATCAAAAGGAAAACTAGGAGGACAGCATAAAGTTCCACGTCTTTCGAATGATAGAGAATATGTAGATGCGATTTTGGAAGTGATGGAGAAGTAAAAAATAAAAACTTTGTCAGTAGTTGTTTTGGTAATCCAAAATAACTCTGACAATAGTTGTCTAAAAATCTTATTTGGATATATATTTTTATTGCTAATTTCTTAGATTTGTTATTTGTAGAACAGCAAAATACAAATACACGGCTGGAAGCCGAATACATATTGCTCACTCGGCAGAGCCAAGCCTTTAGGTTTGTAGTAGATAAAATATGAAGTATTGTTAATATTTTACTATTTTTTATTCTTTGCTATTTTTACCTTTAAACATAAGTATCTATTACAGGATGGAATAAGTAGTAGTAGATTATTAGTTACATATAAATTTACTTTCCTAATCTGATTTTAATACCATAGTGTGGTAATTTTTCTAATCCCCAGTATTCTCGAATGAAGTAGATAGCAAATGGCAATTTTACTGAAATGCCAAAACCTTCTTCAACTTCAGTAAAAATACCT
This is a stretch of genomic DNA from Bernardetia sp. MNP-M8. It encodes these proteins:
- a CDS encoding GH3 auxin-responsive promoter family protein; the protein is MKNIVNWIGTKIFSTRLESIENFKKNPFEVQERVFKYLIESGKDTVWGKEHDYFSIKNQGQFAERIPVSSYEEFYPYIERSLKGEQNLLWNKPIIGFSKSSGTTNARSKYIPVSEEGLDKNHYAAGKDLIALYANNNPETGFFSGKGLGVGGSMQPNPVTGEKNCGDVSALIMNHLPSWAEYLRTPSLEIALMENWEEKMEAMARASSKDNVTSIQGVPTWTLFLIKKILEITGKNSILEVWPNLECFFHGAVSFTPYRQLFKELIPSEQMNYMEVYNASEGFFALQDQKNSEDLLLLLDYGIYYEFIPMEEWDKENPKTITLQDVKLNEKYAMIISTNSGLWRYNIGDVVKFTSLSPFRIRIAGRTKHFINAFGEEVVVENADIALAYACQKTGAKLKDYTAAPIYIKDEGEGNHKQGGHEWIIEFEKQPENKTLFVESLDEKLREINSDYDAKRHANIALVMPTVHFAEPNTFYKWLQSKGKLGGQHKVPRLSNDREYVDAILEVMEK